The following proteins are encoded in a genomic region of Brachypodium distachyon strain Bd21 chromosome 1, Brachypodium_distachyon_v3.0, whole genome shotgun sequence:
- the LOC100830365 gene encoding cytosolic endo-beta-N-acetylglucosaminidase 1 encodes MPFTLRRFLRRLRTMISSSDNEGPVSEDDRRPWEPPFDASKPAPPISYPITELAALASRSYLSDASNFHLPFNRASTPLPSPGAPLPPRRRVLVCHDMQGGYRDDAAPQGGANPDAYALWHWHLMDIFVYFSHYLVTLPPPCWTNTAHLHGVKVLGTFIAEWDKGAEICREMFATQDSAQMYAERLQELAATLGFDGWLINIEVKLDIQFIDNLKEFVNHLTDRMHAAVPGSLVIWYDAVTVNGHLNWQNKLNEYNKPFFDLCDGLFVNYTWKENYPQDSAAVAGERKYDVYMGIDVFGRNSYGGGQWNTNVALDLLKKDDISTAIFAPGWIYETKQPPDFQSAQNRWWDLVEKSWGVLQSYPKRLPFYSDFDQGRGYQVSSEGLQVSRDPWNNISCQSFQPMLKYTGDEVHPPLITSINFKDGQYSGGGCVTVKGGLNQNTIFSEQLFEASISMEDGPLHLFYSVKADTNCVVGLSLDLSSRNKGNTSVLIAENIATFHRKKKNHIYSTYVQSVKARALDNQNWVLYQATVQSCASYTMTGINIVCTLGTSGNINPETEEDGSLEADANILSAYQASLGHISIQDIDETMPFPPLESWEIEGEHISWSNSNASKLVSLKISWKLKTSHPATFTKYNIYVEKLTTDSIAKASRSFMGVASVEAFYVSDLQVPDEVTILKFIVQACGCDGSNQELEECPKFFLVPVVA; translated from the exons ATGCCCTTCACTCTGCGCCGCTTCCTACGGCGCCTCCGCACCatgatctcctcctccgacaaCGAAGGTCCCGTGTCCGAAGACGACCGGCGTCCTTGGGAGCCTCCGTTCGATGCTTCCAAGCCGGCGCCTCCCATCTCCTACCCCATCACCGAGCTCGCTGCGCTTGCCTCTCGCTCGTACCTCTCCGATGCCTCCAACTTCCACCTCCCCTTCAACCGCGCCTCCACACCGCTCCCCTCCCCAGGGGCTCCTCTccccccgcggcggcgcgtcctGGTGTGCCACGACATGCAGGGCGGATACCGCGACGACGCGGCGCCGCAGGGCGGAGCCAACCCCGATGCCTACGCGCTCTGGCATTGGCACCTCATGGATATCTTCGTCTACTTCTCCCACTACCTGGTCActcttccgccgccatgttGGACCAACACCGCGCACCTCCACGGCGTCAAG GTTTTGGGAACGTTCATCGCAGAGTGGGATAAAGGTGCAGAAATCTGCAGAGAAATGTTTGCAACACAGGATTCTGCGCAGATGTATGCTGAGAGGCTCCAAGAGCTGGCTGCTACCTTAGGCTTTGATGGCTGGCTG ATCAATATTGAGGTTAAACTCGACATTCAGTTCATCGATAACTTGAAAGAGTTTGTCAATCATCTAACCGACAGAATGCATGCTGCTGTTCCTGGATCTTTAGTCATATG GTATGATGCAGTCACCGTGAATGGCCACCTCAACTGGCAGAATAAGCTCAATGAGTATAACAAACCATtctttgatttgtgtgatggTTTATTTGTCAATTATACTTGGAAG GAAAACTATCCACAAGATTCCGCTGCAGTTGCTGGTGAAAGGAAGTATGATGTGTACATGGGTATTGATGTTTTCGGCCGAAATAGTTATGGTGGTGGGCAATGGAAT ACAAATGTTGCCCTTGATCTACTTAAAAAAGATGATATCTCAACTGCCATATTTGCTCCTGGATGGATATATGAAACTAAGCAACCACCGGACTTTCAGAGTGCACAAAATCG TTGGTGGGACCTTGTTGAAAAATCATGGGGTGTTCTTCAGAGCTATCCAAAACGGTTACCTTTCTACTCAGATTTCGATCAG GGTCGTGGTTATCAGGTATCTTCCGAGGGTCTACAAGTCTCCAGAGATCCATGGAACAATATTTCTTGCCAAAGTTTTCAG CCTATGCTTAAGTACACTGGAGATGAAGTTCATCCACCACTTATAACATCTATCAA TTTCAAGGATGGGCAGTACAGTGGAGGGGGTTGTGTGACTGTCAAAGGAGGTCTCAACCAGAACACTATTTTCTCAGAGCAGCTTTTTGAAGCAAGTATTTCCATGGAAGATGGACCTTTACATTTGTTTTATTCG GTCAAAGCTGACACAAACTGCGTCGTAGGATTGTCCCTGGACTTGTCATCGAGAAACAAGGGGAATACTTCCGTTCTTATTGCAGAGAACATAGCAACATTCcatagaaagaaaaagaatcacataTACAGCACATATGTTCAATCCGTTAAGGCACGAGCTCTAGATAACCAAAATTGGGTCCTCTACCAAGCAACTGTCCAATCCTGTGCCAGCTACACAATGACTGGAATCAACATTGTCTGCACATTGGGAACTTCTGGCAATATCAATCCAGAAACAGAGGAAGATGGAAGCTTAGAAGCAGATGCAAATATATTGTCGGCTTATCAAGCATCACTAGGCCACATAAGTATTCAAGATATTGATGAAACCATGCCCTTCCCTCCATTAGAGTCATGGGAAATAGAAGGAGAGCACATCTCATGGTCGAATAGTAATGCGTCTAAGCTTGTAAGTCTGAAAATTAGCTGGAAGCTCAAAACCAGCCATCCAGCAACATTCACGAAGTACAATATATATGTGGAGAAGTTGACTACAGATTCAATTGCTAAGGCTTCCAGAAGTTTTATGGGAGTTGCAAGTGTCGAAGCCTTCTATGTGTCAGACCTCCAGGTTCCTGATGAAGTCACTATCCTGAAGTTCATCGTTCAAGCATGTGGGTGTGATGGCAGTAACCAAGAACTTGAGGAATGTCCAAAGTTCTTTTTAGTGCCAGTTGTTGCTTAA